The following are encoded together in the Paludisphaera mucosa genome:
- a CDS encoding collagen-binding domain-containing protein, whose amino-acid sequence MANFAKQRWFFCVLGLASTALPARADLLTNWNVVTTGDLYAASDAQGPVRVGGNLYVQNSFEVAAKQGSPTSSNPSLVVGGDVKTKRNNAETVKVLQGDAVIGGTINGASNDKARIVSTRDGGAVKMDSSVSGIGAADAKELQADSLAFHAMEATKQAIYIPTAQVDTAVFTVLSVNADGNAVFNIDDAKLFNDSNIRGFALDLNGFKFGEGQSVVFNVGGSQIDFHSGLNFDGAFRTSVSNIIWNFYDAKQIDLNRNNFAGALLASEAVLTDANVMAGSVFVGSFGTTYGNGMGAEVQAPMYLGYDPSNPPAKIASASTPEPSSLAMAGLAVMAGVATRARRRRAS is encoded by the coding sequence ATGGCGAACTTCGCGAAGCAGCGCTGGTTCTTCTGCGTCCTGGGCCTGGCGTCGACGGCGCTGCCGGCCCGGGCGGATTTGCTCACGAACTGGAACGTCGTCACCACGGGGGATCTCTACGCCGCCTCCGATGCGCAAGGCCCAGTACGGGTCGGCGGGAATCTCTACGTGCAGAACAGCTTCGAGGTCGCGGCGAAACAAGGCTCGCCGACCTCTTCCAACCCGTCGCTGGTCGTCGGCGGAGACGTGAAAACCAAGCGTAACAATGCCGAGACCGTGAAGGTCCTCCAGGGCGACGCCGTCATCGGCGGCACGATCAACGGGGCGTCCAACGACAAGGCCCGGATCGTCTCCACGCGCGACGGGGGCGCGGTCAAGATGGACTCGTCCGTGTCCGGCATCGGCGCGGCCGACGCCAAGGAGTTGCAGGCCGACTCGCTCGCCTTTCACGCGATGGAGGCGACGAAGCAGGCGATCTACATCCCGACCGCCCAGGTCGACACCGCCGTCTTCACGGTCCTCTCCGTGAACGCCGACGGCAACGCGGTCTTCAACATCGACGACGCGAAGCTGTTCAACGACTCGAACATACGCGGGTTCGCCCTGGACTTGAACGGCTTCAAGTTCGGCGAGGGGCAGTCGGTCGTATTCAACGTCGGCGGTTCCCAGATCGATTTCCACAGCGGCCTGAACTTCGACGGGGCCTTCCGGACGTCGGTCTCCAACATCATCTGGAATTTCTACGACGCGAAGCAGATCGACCTGAACCGGAACAACTTCGCGGGCGCGTTGCTCGCCTCGGAGGCCGTGCTGACGGACGCCAACGTGATGGCGGGCTCGGTCTTCGTCGGGTCGTTCGGCACGACTTACGGCAACGGAATGGGGGCAGAGGTGCAAGCGCCGATGTACCTGGGATACGACCCCTCGAATCCGCCCGCGAAGATCGCCTCGGCGTCGACGCCCGAGCCGTCGAGCCTGGCGATGGCCGGCCTCGCCGTCATGGCGGGCGTGGCGACCCGGGCCCGGCGACGTCGCGCGAGCTGA
- a CDS encoding multiheme c-type cytochrome, which translates to MSFRGLFLAVVLSTAMIVAAFIVQAKRPRIEVARASADLVKATGKCADCHRHETSAVVHEYEMSRHSKAGVNCLDCHQPTKGQEPYDHKGFTITKKLTSSNCQACHQKQVDEYMRSRHAAPAWAAVAGAGDFNAEQIAFSEGIHKGAVDRPAHPLTAVEGMAAINKGCRQCHDIGRPNADGSIGSCTACHARHVASVELARLPETCGQCHMGPDHSQLEIYHESKHGVLFNAQRPIMNLSARPEKLTTEDMPVPTCATCHMSGLEGEKFTHDVTERLSYFLFASVSDRRPKFEEGRRNMKAICLKCHTNPKILQFYGEAEGVVRSTNKLVKDADKIIADLRKDGLLTPQPFDEPIEYIHFDLWHYGGRTAKHGAYMGGADFVQWHGYYEIVQKMAELTKSAEEIRAAGAKVGEAAPKSARAARRSRPAAPAAPAAEPPAAPAPAVEPTKVDELPADVFKPEDAPATPDKPGGGAHASRAAE; encoded by the coding sequence ATGTCGTTTCGCGGATTATTCCTCGCCGTCGTGCTCAGCACGGCGATGATCGTCGCCGCTTTCATCGTGCAGGCGAAGCGGCCCCGGATCGAGGTCGCGCGGGCCTCGGCCGACCTTGTCAAGGCCACCGGCAAGTGCGCCGACTGCCATCGCCACGAGACCTCGGCCGTCGTGCACGAGTACGAGATGAGCCGCCACAGCAAGGCGGGCGTGAACTGCCTCGACTGCCATCAGCCGACGAAGGGCCAGGAGCCCTACGACCACAAGGGCTTCACGATCACCAAGAAGCTCACCTCGTCCAACTGCCAGGCCTGCCACCAGAAGCAGGTCGACGAGTACATGCGCAGCCGTCACGCCGCCCCCGCCTGGGCCGCGGTCGCCGGCGCGGGCGACTTCAACGCCGAGCAGATCGCCTTCAGCGAGGGCATCCACAAGGGGGCCGTCGATCGCCCGGCGCATCCGTTGACGGCCGTCGAAGGGATGGCGGCGATCAACAAGGGCTGCCGCCAGTGCCACGACATCGGCCGGCCCAACGCCGACGGCTCGATCGGCTCGTGCACCGCCTGCCACGCGCGTCACGTCGCGTCGGTCGAGCTGGCGCGGCTCCCCGAGACCTGCGGCCAGTGCCACATGGGCCCGGACCACTCGCAACTCGAGATCTACCACGAGTCGAAGCACGGCGTCCTGTTCAACGCCCAGCGGCCGATCATGAACCTTTCCGCCCGGCCCGAGAAGCTCACCACCGAGGACATGCCCGTCCCCACGTGCGCGACCTGCCACATGAGCGGGCTGGAGGGGGAGAAGTTCACGCACGACGTCACCGAGCGGCTCTCGTACTTCCTCTTCGCCAGCGTGTCGGACCGCCGGCCCAAGTTCGAGGAAGGTCGGCGGAACATGAAGGCGATCTGCCTCAAGTGCCACACCAACCCCAAAATCCTCCAGTTCTACGGCGAGGCCGAGGGCGTCGTCCGTTCGACCAACAAGCTGGTGAAAGACGCCGATAAGATCATCGCCGACCTCCGCAAGGACGGCCTGCTCACCCCCCAGCCGTTCGACGAGCCGATCGAATACATCCACTTCGACCTCTGGCACTACGGCGGCCGGACCGCCAAGCACGGGGCCTACATGGGCGGGGCCGACTTCGTCCAGTGGCACGGCTACTACGAGATCGTCCAGAAGATGGCCGAGCTGACCAAGTCCGCCGAGGAGATCCGCGCCGCGGGGGCGAAGGTGGGCGAGGCCGCCCCGAAGTCCGCCCGCGCAGCCCGACGATCGCGGCCGGCCGCTCCCGCGGCCCCGGCCGCGGAGCCGCCGGCCGCGCCGGCCCCGGCCGTCGAACCCACGAAGGTCGACGAGCTTCCCGCGGACGTCTTCAAGCCGGAAGACGCGCCGGCCACACCTGACAAGCCGGGAGGCGGGGCCCATGCTTCGCGCGCTGCAGAGTAG
- the hisD gene encoding histidinol dehydrogenase, whose protein sequence is MSLKIRRIDCTRDDAREAIAALRRELSPRGNVVSPESRARTVAVFGEPLSPLQVVERICDHVATRGLEAVLDYTRKLDQVALKPGEVRVSADELDAAHRGAAPEYLATIARIRENVLTYQRAILNRDVHIEPKPGLKLGLRYTPLRRVGVCIPGGAAAYPSTLLMTVVPAQAAGVREIAVVVPPTKFGGYNPELLAACRELGVTEVHRVGGAQAVAALAYGVEGIAAVDKIVGPGNLFVALAKKHVYGEVDIDSIAGPSEVVLIADASADPRFIAADLISQAEHSPGASILLTWIPGLVERVQAALEDQLAKLSRGDLARDSLERFGALIDCRDEEQAVTLSNLFAPEHLHVSTADPERLVPALTVAGAIFLGNLTPVALGDYAAGPSHVLPTSGTARWASGLSANDFLRRSSLIAVDERGLAELAPDVRRLADVEGLTAHRWSVDVRLEKAGRP, encoded by the coding sequence TTGAGCCTGAAAATCCGCCGAATCGACTGCACCCGCGACGACGCCCGGGAGGCGATCGCCGCCCTGCGCCGCGAGCTGAGCCCCCGGGGAAACGTCGTCAGCCCCGAGAGCCGCGCCCGGACGGTCGCCGTGTTCGGCGAGCCGCTCTCGCCCCTCCAGGTGGTGGAGAGGATCTGCGACCACGTCGCGACCCGCGGGCTCGAAGCGGTCCTCGACTACACCCGGAAACTGGACCAGGTCGCCCTGAAGCCGGGCGAGGTCCGGGTCTCCGCCGACGAGCTGGACGCGGCCCACCGCGGCGCCGCCCCCGAGTACCTGGCGACGATCGCCCGTATCCGCGAGAACGTCCTGACCTATCAGCGGGCGATTCTCAACCGCGACGTCCACATCGAGCCGAAGCCGGGCCTGAAACTCGGCCTGCGTTACACGCCGCTGCGACGCGTGGGCGTCTGCATCCCCGGCGGCGCGGCGGCCTACCCGTCGACGCTGCTGATGACCGTCGTCCCCGCCCAGGCCGCCGGCGTCCGCGAGATCGCGGTCGTCGTCCCTCCCACGAAGTTCGGCGGCTACAACCCCGAGCTGCTGGCCGCCTGCCGCGAGCTGGGCGTGACCGAGGTCCACCGGGTCGGCGGCGCGCAGGCCGTCGCCGCGCTGGCCTACGGCGTCGAAGGGATCGCGGCCGTCGACAAGATCGTCGGCCCGGGGAACCTGTTCGTCGCCCTGGCCAAGAAGCACGTCTACGGCGAGGTCGACATCGACAGCATCGCCGGCCCGAGCGAGGTCGTCCTCATCGCCGACGCGTCGGCCGACCCCCGCTTCATCGCCGCCGACCTCATCAGCCAGGCCGAGCACTCGCCCGGGGCGAGCATCCTGTTGACCTGGATCCCGGGGCTCGTCGAGCGGGTGCAGGCCGCTCTCGAAGATCAGCTCGCGAAGCTCAGCCGGGGCGACCTGGCGCGCGACAGCCTGGAGCGGTTCGGCGCGTTGATCGACTGCCGCGACGAGGAGCAGGCCGTGACGCTCTCGAACCTGTTCGCGCCCGAGCACCTGCACGTCTCGACGGCCGACCCGGAACGCCTGGTTCCCGCGTTGACCGTCGCCGGGGCCATCTTCCTGGGGAATCTCACGCCCGTCGCGCTCGGCGACTACGCGGCCGGGCCCTCGCACGTCCTGCCGACGAGCGGCACTGCGCGATGGGCGTCGGGCCTCTCGGCGAACGACTTCCTGCGGCGTTCGAGCCTCATCGCCGTCGACGAGCGGGGCCTGGCCGAGCTCGCCCCCGACGTCCGCCGCCTGGCCGACGTCGAAGGGCTGACCGCGCACCGCTGGAGCGTCGACGTCCGCCTGGAGAAGGCCGGCCGACCCTGA